One genomic segment of Drosophila melanogaster chromosome 3L includes these proteins:
- the AstC-R1 gene encoding allatostatin C receptor 1 → MFTWLMMDVLQFVKGEMTADSEANATNWYNTNESLYTTELNHRWISGSSTIQPEESLYGTDLPTYQHCIATRNSFADLFTVVLYGFVCIIGLFGNTLVIYVVLRFSKMQTVTNIYILNLAVADECFLIGIPFLLYTMRICSWRFGEFMCKAYMVSTSITSFTSSIFLLIMSADRYIAVCHPISSPRYRTLHIAKVVSAIAWSTSAVLMLPVILYASTVEQEDGINYSCNIMWPDAYKKHSGTTFILYTFFLGFATPLCFILSFYYLVIRKLRSVGPKPGTKSKEKRRAHRKVTRLVLTVISVYILCWLPHWISQVALIHSNPAQRDLSRLEILIFLLLGALVYSNSAVNPILYAFLSENFRKSFFKAFTCMNKQDINAQLQLEPSVFTKQGSKKRGGSKRLLTSNPQIPPLLPLNAGNNNSSTTTSSTTTAEKTGTTGTQKSCNSNGKVTAPPENLIICLSEQQEAFCTTARRGSGAVQQTDL, encoded by the exons ATGTTTACGTGGCTGATGATGGATGTCCTCCAGTTTGTGAAAGGGGAAATGACAGCCGATTCAGAGGCAAATGCCACAAATTGGTATAACACGAACGAGAGCTTATATACCACGGAACTGAACCATAGATGGATTAGTGGTAGTTCCACAATTCAGCCAGAGGAGTCCCTTTATGGCACTGATTTGCCCACCTATCAACATTGCATAGCCACGCGGAATTCCTTTGCTGACTTGTTCACTGTGGTGCTCTACGGATTTGTGTGCATTATCGGATTATTTGGCAACACCCTGGTGATCTACGTGGTGTTGCGCTTTTCCAAAATGCAAACGGTCacgaatatatatatcctGAATCTGGCGGTGGCAGACGAGTGCTTCCTGATTGGAATACCCTTTCTGCTGTACACAATGCGAATTTGCAGCTGGCGATTCGGGGAGTTTATGTGCAAAGCCTACATGGTGAGCACATCCATCACCTCCTTCACCTCGTCGATTTTTCTGCTCATCATGTCCGCGGATCGATATATAGCGGTATGCCACCCGATTTCCTCGCCACGATATCGAACTCTGCATATTGCCAAAGTGGTCTCAGCGATTGCCTGGTCAACTTCAGCGGTCCTCATGCTGCCCGTGATCCTTTATGCCAGCACTGTGGAGCAGGAGGATGGCATCAATTACTCGTGCAACATAATGTGGCCAGATGCGTACAAGAAGCATTCGGGCACCACCTTCATACTGTACACATTTTTCCTAGGATTCGCCACACCGCTGTGCTTTATCCTGAGTTTCTACTACTTGGTTATAAGGAAACTGCGATCGGTGGGTCCCAAACCAGGAACGAAGTCCAAGGAGAAGAGGCGGGCTCACAGGAAGGTCACTCGACTGGTACTGACG GTGATAAGTGTATACATTCTATGTTGGCTCCCTCACTGGATTTCTCAG GTGGCCCTGATTCACTCGAATCCCGCGCAAAGGGACCTCTCCCGACTGGAAATACTCATTTTCCTACTTCTGGGGGCACTGGTTTACTCGAATTCGGCGGTGAATCCCATACTTTATGCCTTCCTAAGTGAGAACTTCCGGAAGAGCTTCTTCAAGGCCTTTACCTGTATGAATAAGCAGGATATCAACGCTCAACTCCAGCTGGAGCCCAGTGTTTTCACCAAACAGGGCAGTAAAAAGAGGGGTGGCTCCAAGCGCCTGTTGACCAGCAATCCGCAGATTCCTCCACTGCTGCCACTGAATGCGGGTAACAACAATTCATCGACCACCACATCCTCGACCACGACAGCGGAAAAGACCGGAACCACGGGGACACAGAAATCATGCAATTCCAATGGCAAAGTGACAGCTCCGCCGGAGAATTTGATTATATGTTTGAGCGAGCAGCAGGAGGCATTTTGCACCACCGCGAGAAGAGGATCGGGCGCAGTGCAGCAGACAGATTTGTAA
- the CG7271 gene encoding uncharacterized protein encodes MFDEPISSFVFTDEETTQTFHHQWFSQGQLHECATCYSSIDADEPPSQHWLRGGEASQGLHLTKQQQAVMDIIEARQIETFFFCDESSKDKLEHFMGETCARGIPELLRWMFQNNTVAVEFNLACYVNAMDQVLIFQSGSLRVDHHYDVDESVGVVYEMLMQRIENYLNCSSEYGMAECSITRLKVQVKRIRVEADGQSADSSVFALPLQLQEEEGLTATTGCSTSEAELASLRSAYLKHFRECNGNFPPNMRVNLYGLQQCKTTKELYVVPYHISETLQQLPNKNFLILNNIMGQFQRLHELSTPVNSIERDQTSSPLKDLHCRRCRTQFSRRSKLHIHQKLRCGQDFSVDSMHADIVEIYEQCLPISRSVFQHACYGITKPKTMMRKGQFVPIECDWRSESSVKVQHGPCVVISNAQHNSPFKFY; translated from the coding sequence ATGTTCGACGAGCCCATATCCAGCTTCGTTTTTACCGACGAAGAGACCACGCAGACATTCCACCACCAGTGGTTTTCCCAGGGCCAGTTACACGAATGTGCCACCTGCTACAGCTCCATCGACGCAGATGAGCCGCCCTCCCAGCATTGGCTGCGGGGAGGAGAAGCATCACAGGGCTTGCATCTTACCAAGCAACAGCAGGCCGTTATGGATATTATCGAGGCCCGCCAGATCGAGACTTTCTTTTTCTGCGACGAGAGTTCCAAGGACAAGCTGGAACACTTCATGGGCGAGACCTGTGCGAGGGGAATCCCCGAGCTTCTCCGCTGGATGTTCCAGAACAACACCGTGGCCGTGGAGTTCAATTTGGCCTGCTACGTGAACGCCATGGACCAGGTGTTGATCTTTCAGAGCGGCTCGCTGAGGGTGGACCACCACTACGACGTAGACGAATCCGTGGGCGTGGTCTACGAGATGCTTATGCAGAGGATCGAAAACTACCTCAACTGCAGCAGCGAGTACGGCATGGCAGAGTGCAGCATCACCAGATTGAAAGTACAGGTGAAGAGGATTAGGGTGGAGGCGGACGGTCAGTCAGCGGACTCGTCCGTCTTCGCCCTACCCCTGCAGCTTCAGGAGGAGGAGGGCCTGACCGCCACTACCGGCTGCTCCACCAGCGAGGCAGAGCTTGCCAGTCTGCGCTCCGCCTACCTGAAGCACTTCCGCGAGTGCAACGGCAACTTCCCGCCCAACATGCGCGTCAATCTCTACGGACTGCAGCAGTGCAAGACCACCAAGGAGCTGTATGTGGTGCCCTATCATATCAGCGAAACCCTCCAGCAGCTGCCCAACAAGAACTTCCTCATCCTGAACAATATCATGGGCCAATTCCAGCGGCTCCACGAGCTCTCCACCCCCGTCAATTCCATCGAAAGGGATCAGACCAGCTCGCCGCTAAAGGACCTCCACTGCCGGAGGTGTCGCACCCAGTTCTCGCGACGCAGCAAACTGCACATCCACCAGAAGCTGCGCTGTGGCCAGGACTTCTCCGTGGACAGCATGCACGCGGACATCGTGGAGATCTACGAGCAGTGCCTGCCCATCTCGAGAAGCGTCTTCCAGCACGCCTGCTACGGCATCACCAAGCCCAAGACCATGATGCGGAAGGGTCAGTTTGTGCCCATCGAGTGCGACTGGCGCAGCGAGAGCTCCGTGAAGGTGCAGCACGGCCCGTGTGTCGTCATCAGCAACGCCCAGCACAATAGtccttttaaattttattaa